Proteins from one Trichocoleus desertorum ATA4-8-CV12 genomic window:
- a CDS encoding ABC transporter ATP-binding protein has translation MTDSILDVHNLHVQFQTDERLIKAVDGISFEVKRGQTLGIVGESGSGKSVTSLAVMGLVPPPGRVAGGELWFQGAESDTGAIDLVKVPPSHRRTYRGNQISMIFQEPMSSLNPVYTCGFQLTEAIRLHQNISEAEARRQAIALLQEVKLLPSDEELKQRYLEELPQSELAHPPSEAELNRHINQQKQSILDRYPHELSGGQIQRVMIAMAISCNPSLLIADEPTTALDVTVQATILDLLRELRDRRNMSIMFITHDLGVIADIADTVAVMYQGKIVEYGSVWQIFSSPQHPYTKSLLTCRPRPDRRLQLLPTVSDFMEVVTTPSGETLIQEKPTDMFQAVRNGAEMSDFDLDRRLTELQQQAPLLSVQDLQVAFPVRGVWGETKRYVMAVNGVSFDVYPGETLGLVGESGCGKTTLARTLLRLIEPTQGKILFEGRPAHSLEGKALRQLRQEMQIIFQNPFGSLDPRMTVGAAVMEPLKIHRRGNQRQNRERAAYLLERVGLDPQLMHRYPHEFSGGQRQRVAIARALALNPKFIICDESVSALDVSVQAQVLNLLKELQGEFGLTYIFISHDLSVVKFMSDRIMVMNRGKIEEIGPAEIIYREPKQPYTRQLIAAIPVGSLERIRERQVERGIAVG, from the coding sequence ATGACTGATAGCATCCTTGACGTTCACAACTTGCACGTGCAATTTCAAACCGATGAACGGTTGATTAAAGCAGTAGATGGAATTTCCTTTGAGGTCAAGCGCGGACAAACCTTAGGGATTGTCGGAGAGTCAGGCTCAGGTAAATCCGTCACTTCTCTGGCAGTGATGGGCCTAGTGCCTCCACCGGGTAGAGTGGCGGGGGGTGAACTTTGGTTCCAAGGGGCAGAGAGCGATACGGGCGCGATCGATTTGGTCAAAGTGCCTCCTAGCCATCGCCGCACCTATCGGGGCAACCAAATTTCCATGATTTTCCAGGAACCGATGAGTTCGCTGAACCCAGTCTATACCTGTGGATTTCAGCTCACTGAGGCGATCCGCCTACACCAAAACATTTCTGAAGCTGAGGCTCGGCGGCAAGCGATCGCCCTCTTGCAAGAAGTGAAGCTCTTGCCCAGCGATGAAGAACTCAAGCAGCGCTATTTAGAAGAATTGCCTCAAAGTGAGTTGGCACATCCCCCTAGTGAAGCTGAGCTAAATCGTCATATTAACCAGCAAAAGCAAAGCATCTTAGACCGCTATCCCCACGAACTTTCTGGGGGTCAGATTCAGCGAGTGATGATTGCGATGGCGATTAGCTGCAACCCCAGCTTGTTGATTGCGGATGAACCTACCACGGCCTTGGATGTTACGGTACAAGCCACAATTCTGGATTTGCTGCGGGAACTGCGCGATCGCCGCAACATGTCCATCATGTTCATCACCCACGACTTGGGCGTAATTGCTGACATTGCCGACACGGTGGCAGTGATGTATCAGGGCAAAATTGTGGAGTACGGTTCTGTCTGGCAGATTTTCTCTAGTCCGCAACATCCTTATACCAAGAGCCTACTCACCTGCCGTCCCCGACCCGATCGCCGTTTGCAGCTACTCCCCACAGTCTCAGACTTTATGGAAGTGGTGACCACCCCTAGCGGCGAGACGCTCATCCAAGAAAAGCCCACGGATATGTTCCAAGCGGTGCGGAACGGGGCTGAAATGAGTGATTTTGACCTAGACCGTCGGCTCACCGAACTGCAACAGCAAGCCCCTTTGTTATCGGTACAAGACCTACAGGTCGCATTCCCAGTCCGAGGCGTGTGGGGGGAAACCAAGCGCTACGTCATGGCCGTGAATGGTGTCTCGTTTGATGTGTATCCCGGTGAAACCTTGGGCTTGGTGGGAGAATCGGGTTGCGGCAAAACCACACTGGCTCGGACATTGTTGCGCTTGATCGAGCCTACCCAGGGCAAAATTCTGTTTGAAGGCCGCCCAGCCCACAGCTTGGAAGGTAAAGCTTTGCGGCAACTGCGGCAAGAAATGCAGATTATCTTCCAAAACCCTTTTGGTTCACTTGATCCACGTATGACGGTTGGGGCAGCGGTGATGGAACCGCTCAAAATTCATCGCCGGGGCAATCAGCGGCAGAATCGAGAACGAGCGGCCTATTTGCTAGAGCGGGTCGGCTTAGATCCGCAACTAATGCACCGTTATCCTCATGAATTTTCTGGTGGACAACGGCAACGGGTGGCGATCGCGCGAGCATTGGCCTTAAACCCCAAGTTCATCATTTGCGATGAATCGGTCTCTGCTTTAGACGTATCGGTACAGGCGCAAGTCTTGAACCTCCTGAAAGAACTGCAAGGCGAATTTGGCCTCACCTACATCTTTATTTCTCACGATTTGAGTGTGGTGAAGTTTATGAGCGATCGCATCATGGTGATGAATCGCGGCAAAATTGAAGAGATCGGCCCTGCGGAAATCATCTACCGCGAACCGAAACAGCCTTATACTCGTCAGTTGATTGCAGCAATTCCAGTCGGTAGTCTAGAACGCATCCGAGAACGCCAAGTCGAGCGGGGGATCGCAGTGGGGTAA
- a CDS encoding HEAT repeat domain-containing protein, protein MSETISELIQNLSDPAVEVRADAAKMLGEHGATAKAAVPALIKAVNDRSAAVRDSAIASLSKINLDSTVSALIQNLEDDDDRVRNSAARGISTMVERFDLPPSTKQQVFTALAGAVNNRCWFVRSTVMSTLGELAPVEEVLPILIAGLADEEAEVRQDAAIAIQCFGDEAEPAVPYLIDAFWHDIEVYAASALGSIGPGAAAALPHLLTALQRDDENLRGRAAEAIGEIGSEAAIPTLIDFLRQEDAGLRQAAAEALQGLGPIAKAAVPGLILALEDESVEVKATAAKALGEIEPENPAIAELLMPLLQDENASVRASTAHALQLMGKHAEIAVPALIEAFKDEVERVSQSAAKALAEIGTPEAKDAIARYRRQWP, encoded by the coding sequence ATGAGTGAGACGATATCTGAGTTGATTCAGAACCTCAGCGATCCAGCTGTTGAGGTTCGGGCTGACGCTGCCAAAATGTTAGGTGAACATGGTGCCACCGCCAAAGCAGCGGTTCCTGCTTTAATCAAAGCTGTCAACGATCGCTCTGCGGCGGTGAGGGACAGTGCGATCGCCTCCCTGAGCAAAATCAACCTCGATTCCACAGTCTCCGCCTTAATCCAGAACCTAGAGGATGATGACGATCGGGTCCGCAATAGTGCCGCTAGAGGCATCTCTACGATGGTGGAGCGCTTTGACCTTCCCCCTTCGACGAAACAACAGGTGTTTACAGCTTTGGCAGGAGCCGTCAATAACCGCTGTTGGTTTGTCCGTTCTACCGTGATGTCAACGCTGGGTGAGCTAGCTCCTGTAGAGGAAGTGCTGCCAATTTTGATCGCAGGCTTAGCTGACGAAGAAGCAGAAGTTCGTCAAGATGCCGCGATCGCGATTCAGTGCTTTGGGGACGAAGCCGAGCCCGCCGTCCCTTACCTAATCGATGCCTTTTGGCATGACATTGAGGTTTACGCAGCTTCGGCGCTGGGTAGCATTGGGCCTGGAGCTGCAGCTGCCCTACCGCACTTACTCACAGCACTCCAACGAGATGATGAAAATCTCCGGGGACGGGCCGCTGAAGCAATTGGAGAAATCGGCTCCGAGGCTGCTATTCCCACCCTAATCGATTTTTTGCGGCAAGAAGACGCGGGTCTCCGTCAAGCTGCCGCCGAAGCGCTGCAAGGTCTCGGTCCTATCGCGAAAGCCGCTGTCCCTGGCTTGATTCTGGCCTTGGAAGACGAATCCGTTGAGGTTAAAGCAACGGCAGCAAAAGCCTTGGGAGAGATCGAGCCGGAGAACCCAGCGATCGCGGAGCTACTGATGCCGCTGTTGCAAGATGAAAATGCCTCAGTCCGAGCGAGTACGGCTCATGCCCTACAACTGATGGGCAAACATGCGGAAATCGCTGTCCCCGCTTTGATCGAAGCCTTTAAAGATGAAGTAGAACGAGTCAGTCAGAGTGCCGCCAAAGCTTTAGCTGAAATTGGGACTCCAGAAGCCAAAGACGCGATCGCCCGTTATCGCCGCCAATGGCCTTAG
- the ftsE gene encoding cell division ATP-binding protein FtsE — MPQVLNGKSPQAAASGSGSSVSDVYAHLQTPLSDTQPQVTTQATKGPQPAATTPIIQLQSVTKTYPNGSRGLLGVNLEVKRGSFLFVTGPSGSGKTTFLKLLYGAERPNQGDVVVDDYNLSKLRGDRLSLLRRRIGIVFQDYKLIPRRTVAENVAFVLQAQGYTRKEIQRRLQPTLRMVGLQDKADCFPDELSGGEQQRVSIARAVVSTPPLLLADEPTGNLDSENSWQVIKILKKLNSIGITVIVTTHDEQLVRMSNHPVVQIKNGRLSTVKS, encoded by the coding sequence ATGCCCCAGGTTTTGAACGGCAAATCTCCCCAGGCTGCTGCTAGCGGTTCGGGTTCTTCAGTTAGCGATGTCTATGCCCACCTTCAGACACCGCTTAGTGACACTCAGCCTCAAGTCACAACTCAGGCTACGAAAGGGCCTCAACCCGCAGCGACCACGCCCATTATCCAGTTGCAGAGTGTCACGAAAACTTACCCCAATGGCAGCCGTGGCTTGTTAGGTGTGAATCTGGAAGTTAAGCGGGGCAGCTTCTTGTTTGTAACTGGCCCCTCTGGTTCTGGCAAGACTACTTTTTTGAAGTTGCTCTATGGGGCAGAACGTCCCAACCAGGGTGATGTGGTTGTAGATGACTACAATTTGTCGAAGCTGCGGGGCGATCGCCTGTCTCTGCTGCGGCGGCGGATTGGCATTGTCTTTCAAGACTACAAGCTGATTCCTCGTCGGACTGTGGCTGAAAACGTGGCTTTTGTTCTGCAAGCCCAAGGCTATACCCGCAAGGAAATCCAGCGACGGTTGCAACCCACGCTGCGGATGGTCGGTCTGCAAGACAAAGCCGACTGCTTCCCTGATGAACTGTCTGGAGGAGAGCAACAACGGGTGAGCATTGCCCGTGCGGTTGTTAGCACCCCACCGCTACTGCTGGCCGATGAGCCCACAGGTAACTTGGACTCAGAGAATTCTTGGCAGGTAATCAAGATTCTGAAGAAGCTGAACAGCATTGGGATTACCGTAATCGTCACCACTCACGATGAGCAACTGGTGCGGATGTCTAACCATCCCGTCGTACAAATCAAAAACGGCAGGCTCAGCACCGTAAAATCTTAG
- a CDS encoding WecB/TagA/CpsF family glycosyltransferase, with product MREAVQVRSMSEAPKPFPVLGLPVHLSNDYAGWLSARLQERRGVHVVTLNAEMTMQAEDSPALANIIRQAELVIPDGAGVVLYLRSQGRRVERCPGIELAEALLQKAGQAAEPWPVFFYGGAPGVAETAARRWQEQVPGLAIAGVQNGFLSADAQPEFRQMLQTLQPRLIFVGLGVPRQELWIAEHRHLCPEAIWIGVGGSFDIWAGEKSRAPAWLRDNHLEWVYRLYKEPWRWRRMLALPKFAIRALIYRFTQRHPVTQRVP from the coding sequence ATGCGTGAGGCAGTGCAAGTGCGGTCTATGTCTGAAGCACCCAAACCATTTCCTGTACTGGGGCTCCCAGTTCACCTATCGAATGACTATGCAGGTTGGCTGTCAGCCCGTTTGCAAGAAAGACGGGGAGTGCATGTCGTCACGCTCAATGCCGAAATGACCATGCAGGCAGAAGACTCCCCTGCTTTAGCTAACATTATTCGTCAAGCAGAACTAGTGATTCCCGATGGGGCTGGGGTGGTGCTGTACCTGCGATCGCAAGGGCGACGGGTAGAACGGTGCCCAGGCATTGAACTAGCAGAAGCACTCCTCCAAAAAGCAGGACAAGCGGCAGAACCCTGGCCCGTGTTCTTTTATGGTGGGGCTCCCGGCGTGGCGGAAACTGCGGCGAGACGGTGGCAAGAGCAGGTTCCAGGGTTGGCGATCGCGGGAGTTCAAAATGGTTTTCTCTCTGCTGACGCTCAGCCAGAGTTTCGGCAAATGCTACAAACCTTGCAACCTCGCTTAATTTTTGTCGGTTTGGGCGTGCCTCGCCAAGAGTTGTGGATTGCAGAGCATCGCCACCTTTGCCCGGAAGCAATCTGGATTGGCGTAGGCGGTAGCTTTGACATTTGGGCAGGAGAGAAATCGCGGGCACCTGCTTGGCTGCGGGATAACCATTTGGAATGGGTCTATCGGTTATATAAGGAACCTTGGCGGTGGCGACGGATGCTAGCGTTACCAAAATTTGCAATTCGAGCCCTAATTTATCGTTTCACCCAAAGACATCCCGTCACTCAGCGAGTACCATAA